A section of the Leptospira terpstrae serovar Hualin str. LT 11-33 = ATCC 700639 genome encodes:
- a CDS encoding lipoprotein LipL31 yields the protein MTKILPLFVFLASLFLVQCSDSSPVIETLDNHKITVKDFEAAYDTALDSISRLQNIEKKTLLEFIEKDINEVPQNFQDLNYQLQKKNFYQTYRQMIMTRLVAEKNGYISRPDVAEVIKQVEMQTIAQMYVSEQVEKKIQITDEQAKAECERLRGMDRNIANLTIDKCLTFAKAQIKQLQTREQLPLVVERIKEEVTIKRNDKFDLDAYLAPKKKVEEPANQQK from the coding sequence ATGACTAAAATCCTTCCTTTATTTGTTTTTTTGGCATCCCTTTTCCTCGTTCAGTGTTCGGACTCATCCCCGGTCATCGAAACTTTGGATAACCATAAAATTACCGTAAAAGACTTTGAAGCGGCTTACGATACGGCACTTGATTCCATCAGCCGATTGCAAAATATCGAAAAAAAGACCCTTCTTGAGTTTATAGAAAAAGATATCAACGAAGTTCCACAAAATTTCCAAGATTTGAACTACCAACTCCAAAAGAAAAATTTCTACCAAACATACCGTCAGATGATTATGACTCGTCTTGTAGCTGAGAAAAATGGTTATATTTCTCGTCCAGATGTTGCTGAAGTGATCAAACAAGTAGAAATGCAAACGATCGCTCAGATGTACGTTTCAGAACAAGTCGAAAAGAAAATTCAAATCACTGATGAACAAGCAAAAGCTGAATGTGAAAGACTTCGTGGAATGGACAGAAATATTGCAAACCTAACCATTGATAAATGTCTTACTTTCGCAAAGGCACAAATCAAACAATTGCAAACCAGAGAACAGCTTCCTTTAGTTGTTGAGAGAATTAAAGAAGAAGTGACGATCAAACGTAACGATAAATTCGACTTGGATGCATACCTTGCTCCAAAGAAAAAAGTGGAAGAACCTGCCAACCAACAAAAATAA
- the mfd gene encoding transcription-repair coupling factor, whose protein sequence is MSKEIEDRKFNPKQVFAESKNSLINLSGIPESAHSFVTSSLYETLQSDSTFLVVLPTNQDAESFSRELLSFLPQDEIFYFPGPENIPYEYTKWQMEWKRDRILTINRILSGNRSLVVTSVSALLRKLPVKESLKGKSITLKLGKDFPLDQLLSELVNLGYHREEVCEQFGHFSLKGGILDIYTPYLSNPVRIDFFGDTVDEIRTFDPNTQKSIAKIGEIIITAANETIVSREEKEKYQETLEIHNEKRLPIDSELEIIEEHLPLVRIHEGFLKFFTKKPILIFPRFYDTKERSYGMEREYNTLYEKKKEESLCLKPEELLSFGEEWNTLTSEETPGIRFSLLPDNQRNFSYEPITEVRGFRGKIREAKEHFLELLSEDPKNKIFITSSFSAQMLRLKGLFSDGELETVHSDSEEPTPLPLNNVKPGIHLVISDLKKGFHILDDHVYIFTDNDLFGRQYKRKTRYKKQASQMIESFIDLKEGDYVVHVNHGVGRFVKIERTKADGKERDFLKLEYAGGDSLFVPLDQISLVQKYIGGTDSPKLDTLGKNSWKKAKDRVQESVDKLAEELVLLYSNRLKLNGFAFPPDTIWQEEFEAAFEFEETPDQISAIEAVKQDLESIRPMDRLVCGDVGYGKTEVAIRAAFKVIMAGKQVMLLTPTTILSLQHFNTFKSRYENYPIKIAFVSRFRTPAEIREDLKNFSEGKIDMLIGTHAILSSKVKPKNLGLLIIDEEQKFGVTHKEAIKKFKTLVDVLTLTATPIPRTLHMALTGIRELSIISTAPKNRQSVETYVLEEDDTLIQEAIRKEIERGGQVFYLYNRVESIEEEAAYIRSLVPEISVGILHGQLTEDEIEETLVDFYERKYDILVTTTIIESGIDMPNVNTLIVKRADMFGLSQLYQIRGRVGRSDRKAYAYMFYPSKKLMTELAEKRLNTIFEYQELGSGFKVAMRDLEIRGAGNLLGKEQSGDIMEVGFDLYVKMLEEAISRIKGEEVRVEVRTAVNLKTNFYLPDDYIPDTKQKIEFYKRFEGSANLDEIEELSLEMEDRFGELPQIAKTFVELEKIRTLASNLGFEFVTEKPEEILFKCGTYFRGNPDRVIQAMAKFKGLMISPQEPSVLRYTIPEREDLQKIKKLLSLLEFLAA, encoded by the coding sequence ATGTCAAAAGAAATCGAAGATCGTAAATTTAATCCTAAACAAGTATTCGCAGAATCGAAAAATTCATTAATCAATTTAAGTGGAATTCCGGAGTCGGCACATTCGTTTGTTACAAGTTCTCTCTATGAAACACTCCAAAGTGATTCGACTTTTCTTGTTGTCCTTCCTACAAACCAAGACGCAGAAAGTTTTTCTCGTGAACTTTTAAGTTTTCTTCCCCAAGATGAAATTTTCTATTTTCCCGGGCCTGAGAATATTCCTTATGAATATACCAAGTGGCAGATGGAATGGAAGAGGGACCGAATTCTTACAATCAATCGAATCCTTTCAGGAAATCGATCTTTAGTGGTTACATCCGTATCTGCACTTTTACGTAAACTCCCTGTTAAAGAAAGTTTAAAAGGAAAATCAATTACCTTAAAATTAGGTAAAGATTTTCCTCTGGACCAATTACTTTCTGAACTAGTGAATTTAGGATACCATAGAGAAGAGGTTTGTGAACAGTTTGGCCACTTTAGTTTAAAGGGTGGAATTTTAGATATTTACACTCCCTATTTGTCAAATCCAGTCAGGATCGATTTTTTTGGTGATACTGTGGATGAAATCCGAACCTTTGATCCCAACACTCAAAAATCCATTGCTAAAATTGGCGAAATTATCATTACTGCAGCTAATGAAACTATAGTTAGCCGAGAGGAAAAAGAAAAGTATCAAGAAACATTAGAAATTCATAACGAAAAACGTCTACCCATTGACTCTGAACTGGAAATCATCGAAGAACATTTACCACTAGTCCGAATACACGAAGGTTTTTTGAAATTTTTTACTAAAAAACCAATTCTTATCTTTCCCCGATTTTATGATACGAAGGAACGTTCCTATGGAATGGAGAGAGAATACAATACGCTCTATGAGAAAAAAAAGGAAGAATCTTTGTGTTTAAAGCCAGAGGAATTACTTTCCTTTGGGGAAGAATGGAATACCCTCACTTCCGAAGAAACACCGGGAATACGCTTTTCTCTTTTGCCCGACAACCAAAGAAATTTCTCTTACGAACCAATTACAGAGGTTAGGGGGTTTCGGGGAAAAATCAGGGAAGCTAAGGAACATTTTTTAGAATTACTTAGCGAAGATCCCAAAAATAAAATTTTTATCACTTCGTCATTCTCTGCCCAAATGCTGCGACTGAAAGGTTTGTTTTCAGATGGTGAGCTAGAAACAGTTCATTCTGATTCCGAAGAACCAACACCACTCCCACTGAACAACGTGAAGCCGGGAATTCATCTAGTAATTTCAGATCTAAAAAAGGGATTTCATATACTTGATGACCATGTTTATATTTTCACTGATAATGATTTGTTTGGTCGTCAATACAAACGTAAAACCCGGTATAAAAAACAAGCATCACAAATGATTGAATCTTTCATTGATTTGAAAGAAGGCGATTATGTGGTTCATGTCAATCATGGAGTGGGTCGGTTTGTCAAAATTGAAAGAACCAAGGCCGATGGAAAAGAAAGGGATTTTTTAAAATTAGAATATGCGGGTGGGGACAGTTTATTTGTTCCTCTTGACCAAATTTCTTTAGTTCAAAAATACATAGGTGGAACGGATTCTCCAAAACTAGATACGCTAGGAAAAAATTCTTGGAAAAAGGCAAAAGATAGAGTTCAAGAATCAGTAGACAAACTTGCCGAAGAACTGGTGTTACTCTATTCGAATCGCCTAAAATTAAATGGATTTGCTTTCCCACCAGATACTATCTGGCAGGAGGAATTTGAAGCAGCTTTTGAATTTGAAGAAACCCCAGACCAAATTTCTGCTATCGAAGCTGTAAAACAGGATTTGGAATCAATAAGACCCATGGACCGTTTGGTTTGCGGTGACGTAGGTTATGGAAAAACGGAAGTGGCCATTCGTGCTGCATTTAAAGTAATTATGGCGGGAAAACAGGTGATGCTTCTCACTCCCACCACCATCTTATCGTTACAACATTTTAATACATTTAAATCGAGATACGAAAACTACCCAATCAAAATCGCCTTTGTATCTAGGTTCCGAACTCCAGCAGAAATTAGAGAAGATTTAAAGAATTTTTCCGAAGGAAAAATTGATATGCTCATCGGAACACATGCCATTTTGTCCTCGAAGGTAAAACCAAAAAATTTGGGACTACTGATTATTGATGAAGAACAGAAGTTTGGTGTTACTCATAAGGAAGCGATTAAAAAGTTTAAAACCTTGGTAGATGTATTAACACTCACGGCAACTCCGATTCCCCGAACCTTGCACATGGCACTTACGGGAATTCGAGAACTTTCGATCATTTCCACAGCACCAAAAAATAGACAAAGTGTCGAAACTTATGTTTTAGAGGAAGACGATACTCTCATCCAGGAAGCCATTCGAAAGGAAATTGAAAGAGGGGGACAGGTTTTTTATCTTTACAACCGTGTGGAATCTATTGAAGAAGAGGCGGCTTACATCCGTTCCTTGGTTCCTGAAATTTCTGTGGGAATCCTTCATGGGCAATTGACGGAAGATGAAATTGAAGAAACTCTTGTGGATTTTTACGAACGAAAGTATGATATTTTGGTCACAACCACCATCATTGAATCGGGTATTGATATGCCTAATGTCAATACTCTCATTGTCAAACGAGCCGATATGTTTGGTCTTTCTCAATTGTACCAGATTCGAGGTCGTGTGGGTAGGTCGGATAGAAAGGCTTATGCCTATATGTTTTATCCTTCGAAAAAATTAATGACTGAACTTGCTGAAAAAAGGTTAAATACGATATTCGAATACCAAGAGTTAGGTTCTGGTTTTAAAGTTGCCATGCGAGATTTAGAGATTCGTGGAGCAGGGAACCTTCTCGGAAAAGAACAATCGGGCGATATTATGGAAGTTGGTTTTGACCTTTATGTAAAAATGTTAGAAGAGGCAATTTCGCGGATTAAAGGGGAAGAAGTGCGTGTCGAAGTAAGGACAGCAGTCAATTTAAAAACAAACTTCTATCTACCTGATGATTATATTCCCGATACAAAACAGAAAATTGAATTTTACAAACGGTTTGAAGGTTCGGCAAACTTGGACGAAATTGAGGAACTATCTTTGGAAATGGAAGACCGATTTGGAGAATTACCACAAATTGCGAAAACATTTGTGGAATTAGAAAAAATCCGAACCCTTGCCTCCAACTTAGGTTTCGAATTTGTTACGGAAAAACCAGAGGAAATCCTCTTCAAATGTGGAACTTATTTCCGCGGAAATCCAGACCGAGTGATCCAAGCAATGGCAAAATTTAAAGGCCTAATGATTTCCCCGCAAGAGCCATCTGTATTACGTTATACGATTCCGGAGCGAGAAGATCTGCAAAAAATCAAAAAATTGCTTTCTCTATTGGAATTTTTGGCCGCCTAA
- a CDS encoding undecaprenyl-diphosphate phosphatase, with translation MDNTLNAFLRGIIEAATEFLPVSSTGHLFLFSYFFPFENLKVDHESFEDLFDIFIQTGAILSVVVLYFQLLWKHTKSAVLFITKKADDQSGFSFYRNLLVGILPILILGFVFKNSLDQIKMRTDLLLILGSSWLVGGLVMVFVEMKHYDESEGKLIGMKESIFVGFFQCFALIPGVSRSAATIITARILGVSKKDSAEFSFFLAIPVLTLAGIYKLYKHRSILNSETIGLLLFGSIVSFVICYFIIRLFMAFIRRRSFLSFGIYRILLGILVILYFVRG, from the coding sequence ATGGACAATACTTTAAATGCGTTTCTCCGTGGCATCATCGAAGCTGCCACGGAATTCCTACCAGTTTCCTCAACGGGACATCTTTTCCTCTTTAGTTACTTTTTCCCTTTTGAAAACCTAAAAGTTGATCATGAATCCTTTGAGGATTTATTTGATATTTTTATTCAGACAGGTGCAATTCTATCCGTAGTCGTTTTATACTTTCAACTTTTATGGAAACATACAAAGTCGGCAGTTCTCTTTATCACCAAAAAAGCAGATGATCAATCTGGGTTTTCATTTTACCGCAATTTGTTAGTCGGTATCCTACCCATTCTAATTTTAGGATTTGTATTTAAAAATAGTTTAGACCAAATCAAAATGCGAACTGACTTACTTCTAATTCTTGGATCTTCCTGGTTAGTGGGTGGTCTTGTTATGGTTTTTGTTGAGATGAAACACTATGATGAAAGTGAAGGAAAGTTGATTGGAATGAAAGAGTCAATTTTTGTTGGATTTTTCCAATGTTTTGCTTTGATTCCCGGTGTTTCGCGTTCCGCTGCTACCATCATTACGGCAAGGATTCTTGGTGTTTCCAAAAAAGATTCTGCTGAGTTTTCTTTTTTTCTAGCAATTCCCGTTTTGACTTTGGCTGGAATTTATAAATTATACAAACACCGCTCCATATTAAATTCAGAAACCATCGGTTTGTTGCTTTTTGGAAGTATTGTATCTTTTGTGATCTGTTATTTTATCATTCGATTATTTATGGCTTTTATCCGTCGTAGGAGTTTTCTATCTTTTGGAATCTATAGAATTCTACTCGGTATTTTAGTTATCCTATACTTTGTTCGTGGTTAA